A window from Danio aesculapii chromosome 6, fDanAes4.1, whole genome shotgun sequence encodes these proteins:
- the mafaa gene encoding transcription factor MafAa — MATDLAMSAELPNSPLAIEYVNDFDLMKFEIKKEPPEADRYCHRLPPGSLSSTPISTPCSSVPSSPSFCAPSPGSQPGQNLVNGVNNNNNNSGNGNNNTQGSSGKPQMEDLYWIPNYQHHISPEALNLTPEDAVEALIGNAHHHHHHHHHQPYEGFRGQQYVGEDLSAATNGHHHPVHHHHHHHGHHAHARLEDRFSDEQLVSMTVRELNRQLRGFSKEEVIRLKQKRRTLKNRGYAQSCRYKRVQQRHMLESEKCTLQSQVEQLKQDVARLIKERDLYKEKYEKLASRAFNGGGNTRDPSSGNHGKTTSTDFFM; from the coding sequence ATGGCCACCGATCTCGCCATGAGCGCAGAATTGCCCAACAGCCCTCTGGCTATTGAGTATGTCAACGACTTCGACCTCATGAAGTTTGAGATCAAGAAAGAGCCCCCGGAGGCCGACCGCTATTGCCACCGTCTTCCACCCGGTTCGCTGTCCTCCACCCCAATCAGCACACCCTGCTCATCGGTGCCTTCCTCGCCCAGCTTCTGCGCCCCCAGCCCTGGTTCGCAGCCTGGCCAGAACCTCGTAAACGGCgtcaacaacaataacaacaacagtggCAACGGTAACAACAACACCCAAGGCTCCTCGGGGAAACCGCAGATGGAAGATCTCTACTGGATTCCCAATTATCAGCATCACATCAGTCCAGAGGCCCTCAACCTGACGCCCGAGGACGCGGTGGAAGCGCTCATCGGTAACgcgcaccaccaccaccatcaccatcaccaccagccctACGAGGGATTCCGCGGGCAGCAGTATGTGGGAGAAGATCTCTCCGCGGCCACGAACGGTCATCACCATCCGGtgcaccaccatcatcatcaccacggCCACCACGCACACGCGCGCCTCGAGGATCGCTTCTCGGACGAGCAGCTGGTGAGCATGACAGTGCGCGAGCTCAACCGGCAGCTGAGAGGCTTCAGCAAAGAGGAGGTGATCCGTCTGAAGCAGAAAAGGCGAACCCTGAAGAACCGCGGCTACGCGCAGTCGTGCCGCTACAAGCGCGTGCAGCAGCGCCACATGCTCGAGAGCGAAAAGTGCACGCTTCAGAGCCAAGTGGAGCAACTCAAGCAAGACGTGGCGCGCCTGATCAAAGAGCGGGACCTGTACAAGGAGAAGTACGAGAAGCTCGCGAGCCGAGCCTTTAACGGCGGCGGCAACACTCGGGACCCGTCCAGCGGCAATCACGGCAAAACCACTTCCACGGATTTCTTCATGTGA